The Candidatus Afararchaeum irisae genome has a window encoding:
- a CDS encoding CinA family protein: protein MTDTVRETVEKIRKSLSPRDETLAVAESCTGGLVSSILTDYAGSSSFFERGYVVYSYGSQLQLGVRRETLDEYGAVSEETARQLAQSARDSSGSTWGIAVTGITGPSGGTHDKPVGTVYTAVAYSGDWGTCDSFTSVRRDEYDGDRRQIKKKMAEGCLRHLLDEIEI, encoded by the coding sequence ATGACAGACACCGTACGTGAGACTGTCGAGAAGATACGTAAGAGTCTCAGCCCGAGAGACGAGACCCTCGCAGTCGCCGAGTCGTGTACGGGAGGTCTCGTCTCGTCGATCCTGACTGACTACGCCGGCTCGTCGTCTTTCTTCGAGAGAGGATACGTCGTCTACTCGTACGGTTCACAGCTTCAACTCGGTGTGAGAAGGGAGACACTCGACGAGTACGGTGCTGTGAGTGAAGAGACAGCGCGCCAACTCGCACAGTCAGCGCGTGACTCGTCAGGATCGACCTGGGGAATCGCAGTCACGGGTATCACAGGTCCTTCGGGCGGTACCCACGACAAGCCCGTCGGGACTGTCTATACCGCCGTCGCCTACTCGGGCGACTGGGGAACCTGTGACTCCTTCACGTCGGTCAGAAGAGACGAGTACGACGGCGACAGGAGACAGATCAAGAAGAAGATGGCGGAGGGCTGTCTCAGACATCTCCTCGACGAGATTGAGATCTGA